One window of the Pseudomonas sp. S04 genome contains the following:
- a CDS encoding amino acid ABC transporter permease, with protein MEFDFSGIIPSLPGLWNGMVMTLQLMALGVVGGIILGTILALMRLSHNKLLSNLAGAYVNYFRSIPLLLVITWFYLAVPFVLRWITGEDTPIGAFASCIVAFMMFEAAYFCEIVRAGVQSIPKGQMGAAQALGMTYGQMMRLIILPQAFRKMTPLLLQQSIILFQDTSLVYAVGLVDFLNASRASGDIIGRSNEFLVFAGLVYFIISFAASQLVKRLQKRFAV; from the coding sequence ATGGAATTCGACTTCTCGGGCATCATCCCGTCCCTGCCGGGCCTGTGGAACGGCATGGTGATGACCCTGCAATTGATGGCGCTGGGCGTCGTCGGCGGGATCATCCTCGGTACCATCCTGGCGTTGATGCGCTTGTCCCACAACAAGTTGCTGTCGAACCTTGCCGGTGCCTACGTCAACTACTTCCGTTCGATCCCGCTGCTGCTGGTGATCACCTGGTTCTACCTGGCGGTGCCGTTCGTGCTGCGCTGGATCACCGGCGAAGACACCCCGATCGGCGCGTTTGCCTCCTGCATCGTGGCCTTCATGATGTTCGAAGCAGCGTACTTCTGCGAAATCGTCCGTGCCGGTGTGCAATCGATTCCCAAGGGCCAGATGGGCGCCGCCCAGGCCCTGGGCATGACCTATGGCCAGATGATGCGTTTAATCATCCTGCCCCAGGCATTCCGCAAGATGACACCGCTGTTGCTGCAACAGAGCATCATCCTGTTCCAGGACACCTCGCTGGTCTACGCCGTCGGCCTGGTGGACTTCCTCAACGCTTCGCGGGCCAGTGGCGACATCATTGGCCGTTCCAATGAGTTCCTGGTATTCGCCGGTCTCGTGTACTTCATCATCAGCTTTGCCGCCTCGCAGCTGGTCAAGCGTCTGCAAAAAAGGTTCGCCGTATGA
- the metR gene encoding transcriptional regulator MetR, translated as MLEIRHLKTLHALREADSLVDAAERLHLTQSALSHQFKELEERMGMPLFVRKTKPVRFTSAGLRLLQLADATLPLLRGAERDIARLAGGTAGRLHMAIECHSCFQWLMPTIDQFRDAWPEVELDLASGFSFAPLPALARGDLDLVVTSDPLELAGITYVPLFTYEAMLAVANQHRLASKPYIVPEDLLSETLITYPVERDRLDIFTRFLEPADIEPAQVRTSELTVMMMQLVASGRGVCGMPHWALHEYSSRGYVKAKRLGEKGLFATLYAGIRADMLDAPYMRDFLLTAKDTSFSTLDGVSVVR; from the coding sequence GTGCTCGAAATCCGTCACCTGAAGACCCTGCACGCCCTGCGTGAAGCCGACAGCCTGGTCGACGCCGCCGAACGCCTGCACCTGACCCAGTCGGCCCTGTCCCACCAGTTCAAGGAACTGGAAGAGCGCATGGGCATGCCGTTGTTCGTGCGCAAGACCAAGCCGGTGCGTTTCACCAGTGCCGGCCTGCGCCTGCTGCAACTGGCCGACGCCACCCTGCCGCTGTTGCGCGGAGCCGAGCGCGACATCGCCCGGCTGGCCGGCGGCACGGCCGGACGCCTGCACATGGCGATCGAATGCCACAGCTGCTTTCAATGGTTGATGCCGACCATCGACCAGTTCCGCGATGCCTGGCCGGAAGTCGAACTGGACCTGGCCTCGGGTTTTTCCTTCGCTCCGCTGCCGGCCCTGGCCCGTGGCGACCTCGACCTGGTGGTGACCTCCGACCCGCTGGAGCTGGCCGGGATCACCTACGTGCCGCTGTTTACCTATGAAGCGATGCTTGCCGTAGCCAATCAGCATCGCCTGGCCAGCAAGCCCTACATCGTGCCCGAGGACCTGCTCAGCGAAACCCTGATCACCTACCCGGTGGAACGGGATCGGCTGGACATCTTCACCCGCTTCCTCGAGCCGGCCGACATCGAGCCGGCCCAGGTGCGGACCTCGGAGCTGACGGTGATGATGATGCAATTGGTCGCCAGCGGTCGCGGTGTCTGCGGCATGCCCCACTGGGCCCTGCATGAGTACAGCTCACGGGGTTATGTGAAGGCCAAGCGGCTGGGGGAGAAAGGCCTGTTCGCCACGCTGTACGCCGGCATCCGCGCCGACATGCTGGATGCGCCGTACATGCGTGACTTCCTGCTGACCGCCAAGGACACCTCGTTCTCCACCCTGGACGGGGTCAGCGTGGTCCGGTGA
- a CDS encoding GlpM family protein has translation MLKAALGAAVVVIIAALAKTKNYYIAGLVPLFPTFALIAHYIVGKGRSLDDLKTTIVFGMWSIIPYFVYLATLYLMVDRLRLEASLAVAAVAWLMAATVLVSVWVRLHA, from the coding sequence TTGTTGAAAGCGGCCCTTGGCGCGGCGGTGGTGGTGATAATCGCCGCCCTGGCCAAGACCAAAAACTACTACATCGCCGGCCTGGTGCCGCTGTTTCCGACCTTCGCCCTGATTGCCCACTACATCGTCGGCAAGGGCCGCTCGCTGGACGACCTGAAGACCACCATCGTATTTGGCATGTGGTCGATCATTCCGTACTTCGTGTATCTGGCGACCCTGTACCTGATGGTCGACCGGCTGCGCCTGGAAGCCTCGCTGGCGGTGGCCGCCGTGGCCTGGCTGATGGCCGCCACCGTGCTGGTCAGCGTCTGGGTCCGCCTGCACGCCTGA
- a CDS encoding alpha/beta fold hydrolase has protein sequence MRVLCLSAAIFLAALCFGPASWAAPRCDVNVVTQHADLAQVSLAYQSIGRASDPALLLVMGLGGQLIHWPDEVVVALCEQGFRVIRYDNRDVGLSTWRQAPASANLTFEALRYKLGLPVSAPYTLSDMADDGLGLMDALHVKQFHVLGASMGGMIAQHMAAMAPQRVESLTLIMSSSGAAGLPAPNAALVQLLARRSAPNREVALEQQADLLAALGSPQVTDDRQALLQQAAQSYDRAFNPEGVKRQIMAILAEPSRVALLNQLRVPTLVVHGTADPLLPVMHGIHLAAHIQGSQLKLIPGLAHRFQEAFKAPLLAAVLPYLQQHREDTSHWAQIEPVRGMNLL, from the coding sequence ATGCGTGTCTTGTGTTTATCCGCGGCCATCTTCCTGGCCGCGCTGTGTTTTGGCCCGGCGTCCTGGGCGGCGCCGCGCTGCGATGTCAACGTGGTGACCCAACATGCCGACCTGGCGCAAGTGAGCCTGGCCTACCAGAGCATCGGCCGCGCCTCGGATCCGGCGCTGCTGCTGGTGATGGGCTTGGGTGGGCAGTTGATCCACTGGCCGGACGAGGTGGTGGTGGCCCTCTGTGAGCAAGGTTTTCGGGTGATTCGCTACGACAATCGCGACGTCGGCCTGTCGACCTGGCGCCAGGCTCCTGCCAGCGCCAACCTGACCTTCGAGGCCTTGCGCTATAAGCTCGGCCTGCCGGTGTCGGCGCCCTACACCCTGAGCGATATGGCGGACGATGGCCTGGGCTTGATGGACGCCCTGCACGTGAAGCAATTCCATGTGCTGGGGGCGAGCATGGGCGGGATGATCGCCCAGCACATGGCGGCCATGGCGCCGCAGCGGGTCGAGAGCCTGACGCTGATCATGAGCAGTTCCGGCGCGGCGGGCCTGCCGGCGCCCAACGCGGCGCTGGTGCAATTGCTCGCCCGGCGCAGTGCGCCGAACCGCGAAGTGGCCCTGGAGCAACAGGCCGATCTACTGGCCGCCCTGGGCAGTCCGCAGGTCACCGATGATCGCCAGGCGCTGCTGCAGCAGGCAGCGCAGTCCTATGACCGGGCGTTCAATCCAGAAGGGGTCAAGCGCCAGATCATGGCGATCCTCGCCGAGCCAAGCCGGGTGGCGTTGCTCAACCAGTTGCGGGTACCGACCCTGGTGGTGCACGGCACGGCCGATCCGTTGCTGCCAGTGATGCATGGCATTCACCTGGCGGCGCACATCCAGGGCAGCCAGCTCAAGCTGATTCCAGGGCTGGCCCATCGATTCCAGGAGGCATTCAAGGCGCCGTTGCTGGCGGCGGTATTGCCCTACCTGCAGCAGCACCGCGAAGACACCTCGCATTGGGCGCAAATCGAGCCAGTGCGGGGGATGAATCTGCTTTGA
- a CDS encoding sigma-54-dependent transcriptional regulator has product MNNDLSVLIVEDDPHVLLGCQQALALEDIPCTGVGSAEEALAQVGDNFAGIVISDIRLPGIDGMELLGRLKARDRSLPVVLITGHGDISMAVDAMQKGAYDFMEKPFSPERLVDVARRALEQRSLAREVSSLRRQLAERDSLEGRIIGRSPAMQHLRELIANVADTSANVLIEGETGTGKELVARCLHDFSRRQAQPFVALNCGGLPENLFESEIFGHEANAFTGAGKRRIGKIEHANGGTLFLDEVESMPLPLQIKLLRVLQERTLERLGSNQSVAVDCRVIAATKSDLDELGRAGQFRSDLYYRLNVVTLELPPLRERREDILQLFEHFLQQSSLRFDRAVPDLDNQTLSHLMSHDWPGNVRELRNVAERFALGLPAFKKSGATGAAQGLGFSEAVEAFERNLLSDALQRSGGNLTQASLELGMAKTTLFDKVKKYGLSH; this is encoded by the coding sequence ATGAACAACGATCTTAGTGTGCTGATCGTCGAAGACGATCCCCATGTCCTGCTCGGTTGCCAGCAGGCCCTGGCCCTGGAAGACATCCCCTGCACTGGCGTTGGCAGCGCTGAAGAAGCCCTGGCGCAGGTGGGCGACAACTTTGCCGGGATCGTCATCAGCGACATCCGCCTGCCGGGCATCGATGGCATGGAGCTGCTGGGTCGGCTCAAGGCTCGCGATCGCAGTTTGCCGGTGGTGCTGATCACCGGGCACGGCGACATTTCGATGGCTGTCGACGCCATGCAAAAAGGCGCCTACGACTTCATGGAGAAACCCTTCTCCCCCGAGCGCCTGGTGGACGTTGCCCGACGTGCCCTGGAGCAACGCAGCCTGGCCCGCGAAGTCAGCTCCTTGCGCCGGCAACTGGCTGAACGCGACTCACTGGAAGGCCGCATCATTGGGCGCTCGCCCGCCATGCAGCACCTGCGCGAACTGATCGCCAACGTCGCCGACACGTCGGCCAACGTGCTGATCGAAGGCGAGACCGGCACCGGCAAGGAGTTGGTTGCCCGTTGCCTGCACGACTTCAGTCGCCGCCAGGCCCAGCCTTTTGTCGCACTGAACTGCGGTGGCCTGCCGGAAAACCTGTTTGAAAGCGAAATCTTCGGGCATGAGGCGAACGCCTTTACCGGCGCCGGCAAACGGCGGATCGGCAAGATCGAACATGCCAACGGCGGCACCTTGTTCCTCGACGAAGTGGAAAGCATGCCGTTGCCCCTGCAGATCAAACTGCTGCGGGTATTGCAGGAACGCACCCTGGAGCGCCTGGGTTCGAACCAGAGCGTGGCGGTCGATTGCCGGGTGATTGCCGCCACCAAGTCCGACCTCGACGAACTGGGCCGCGCCGGCCAGTTCCGCAGCGACCTGTATTACCGCCTCAACGTGGTGACCCTGGAACTGCCGCCGCTGCGCGAACGCCGCGAGGACATCCTGCAACTGTTCGAGCACTTCCTGCAGCAATCATCGCTGCGCTTCGACCGCGCTGTCCCGGACCTGGACAACCAGACCCTGTCGCACCTGATGAGCCACGACTGGCCGGGCAACGTGCGCGAACTGCGCAACGTCGCCGAACGCTTTGCCCTCGGCCTGCCGGCGTTCAAGAAATCCGGCGCCACTGGCGCAGCCCAGGGCCTGGGGTTTTCCGAGGCGGTGGAAGCCTTCGAGCGCAACCTGCTGAGCGATGCCTTGCAACGCAGCGGCGGCAACCTGACCCAGGCCAGCCTGGAATTGGGCATGGCCAAGACCACGCTGTTCGACAAGGTCAAGAAGTACGGCCTCAGCCACTAA
- a CDS encoding sensor histidine kinase: MKCDPTLYRAAPPSLAVKPRLIRHLFLPPLIILLMLALGLLGFWISEHYGIRSLGENGQRQLELHARAVESEISKYTYLPSLLELESSVSQLLAEPSPEHRQAVNNYLEGLNRRSRSRAIYVMDTTGRVLATSNWRDVDSYLGEDLSFRAYFQNAVRGQPGRFYGIGSTNGEPGYYLAHGLEEQGKIIGVAVVKVRLEALEERWQRARLEAFVSDENGIIILSSDPARRLKAVRPLSDDTKERLARSLQYYWFPLNELEPLARERLAEGVEKLTFPANAEVVSDDEAISYLSQTRPLSDTPWNFTLLTPLQDLRREAINQGILVAVAFALVAFLLIAWNERRKVIATRLAAREALQEANNQLERRITERTTDLRASNERLKGQIRERRLAEETLRHAQDELVQAGKLAAIGQMSTSIAHELNQPLAALRTLSGNTVRFLERGQLDTASANLKTINELIDRMGRITASLRSFARRGDDKGQASLGKAVDAALQLLGARLEHSGLQLHRAFTDEQVSIDQTRLEQILVNLIGNALDAMQAQAAPQLWLEGEAVDGKYRLHVRDNGHGIDAEARKHLFEPFFTTKPGEQGLGLGLTLSASLAAATGGSLGVEHPASGGTAFVLSLPLVSPLPVEPI; the protein is encoded by the coding sequence ATGAAATGCGACCCCACTCTTTATCGCGCCGCACCGCCATCACTCGCCGTGAAACCTCGTCTGATCCGCCACCTGTTCCTGCCGCCGCTGATCATCCTGCTGATGCTCGCACTGGGGCTGCTCGGCTTCTGGATCAGTGAGCACTACGGCATTCGCAGCCTCGGCGAAAACGGTCAACGCCAGCTGGAACTGCACGCCCGTGCGGTGGAAAGCGAGATCAGCAAATACACCTACCTGCCTAGCCTGCTGGAACTCGAATCGAGTGTTTCGCAGTTGCTGGCCGAGCCGTCGCCGGAACACCGGCAAGCGGTCAATAATTACCTTGAAGGCCTGAACCGGCGCAGCCGCAGTCGGGCCATCTACGTGATGGACACCACCGGCCGAGTCCTGGCCACCAGCAACTGGCGCGACGTCGACAGCTACCTGGGCGAAGACCTGTCCTTCCGTGCCTATTTCCAGAACGCAGTACGCGGCCAGCCCGGGCGCTTCTACGGGATCGGCAGCACCAACGGCGAACCCGGCTACTACCTGGCCCACGGCCTCGAGGAGCAAGGCAAGATCATCGGCGTCGCGGTGGTCAAGGTGCGCCTGGAAGCCCTGGAAGAACGCTGGCAGCGCGCCCGCCTGGAAGCCTTCGTCAGCGATGAGAACGGCATCATCATTCTCTCCAGCGACCCGGCGCGACGGCTCAAGGCCGTGCGTCCACTGAGCGACGACACCAAGGAGCGCCTGGCCCGCAGCCTGCAATACTACTGGTTCCCGCTCAATGAGCTGGAGCCGCTGGCCCGCGAACGCCTGGCCGAAGGCGTGGAGAAACTGACCTTCCCGGCCAACGCCGAAGTGGTCTCCGACGACGAGGCCATCAGCTACCTGTCGCAGACCCGCCCCCTGAGCGACACGCCGTGGAATTTCACCCTGCTGACACCGCTCCAGGACCTGCGGCGCGAGGCGATCAACCAGGGCATTCTGGTGGCAGTGGCCTTCGCCCTGGTGGCGTTCCTGCTGATCGCCTGGAACGAGCGCCGCAAGGTCATCGCCACCCGCCTCGCGGCCCGGGAAGCCCTGCAGGAAGCCAACAATCAACTGGAGCGACGGATTACCGAACGCACCACTGACCTGCGAGCTAGCAACGAACGCCTCAAGGGCCAGATTCGCGAACGGCGCCTGGCCGAGGAAACCCTGCGCCATGCCCAGGATGAATTGGTACAGGCCGGTAAACTGGCGGCCATCGGCCAAATGTCCACCAGCATTGCCCATGAACTGAACCAGCCCCTGGCGGCGTTGCGCACCCTGTCCGGCAACACCGTACGGTTTCTCGAACGTGGCCAACTGGACACCGCCAGTGCCAACCTGAAAACCATCAATGAACTGATCGATCGCATGGGCCGCATCACGGCCAGCCTGCGCTCCTTTGCCCGGCGCGGCGACGACAAGGGCCAGGCCAGCCTGGGCAAAGCGGTCGATGCGGCCCTGCAACTGCTGGGCGCGCGCCTGGAACACAGCGGCCTGCAGTTGCACCGCGCGTTCACTGACGAACAAGTGTCGATCGACCAGACCCGTCTGGAGCAGATCCTGGTCAACCTGATCGGCAATGCCCTGGATGCCATGCAGGCGCAAGCTGCGCCCCAATTGTGGCTCGAGGGTGAGGCAGTGGACGGCAAGTACCGGCTGCACGTACGCGACAACGGCCACGGCATTGACGCCGAGGCGCGCAAGCATCTGTTCGAACCCTTCTTTACCACCAAGCCTGGCGAACAGGGCCTGGGCCTCGGCCTGACCCTGTCGGCAAGCCTGGCCGCCGCGACCGGCGGCAGCCTGGGTGTCGAACACCCGGCCAGCGGTGGTACCGCATTTGTCCTCAGCTTACCCTTGGTAAGCCCCCTGCCCGTCGAGCCGATATGA
- a CDS encoding LysE family translocator, which translates to MITAHDLLIFAAASLLLVLTPGPNMIYLISRSICQGRKAGVISLVGVVAGFFVHLFAAAAGLTAVFLAVPMAYEALKWAGALYLLWMAWQAVKPGARSPFEAQQLAPDSSRKLMMMGFLTSALNPKIAVFYLSVFPQFINPEHGSIFFQSIALGLTQITVSFTVNLLIALFAAGIASWFVNNPSWLAVQRYFMGFVLAALAVRLLSEPKRMV; encoded by the coding sequence ATGATTACTGCCCACGACCTGCTGATTTTTGCCGCGGCGTCCCTGCTCCTGGTACTGACCCCGGGGCCGAACATGATCTACCTGATCTCTCGCTCGATCTGCCAGGGGCGTAAGGCCGGAGTAATTTCGCTGGTGGGCGTGGTGGCGGGTTTTTTTGTGCACCTGTTCGCGGCGGCGGCTGGCTTGACGGCGGTGTTCCTGGCGGTGCCGATGGCCTATGAGGCGCTGAAGTGGGCAGGGGCCTTGTACTTGTTGTGGATGGCCTGGCAGGCGGTCAAGCCCGGCGCTCGCTCGCCGTTCGAGGCGCAGCAACTGGCACCGGACTCTTCGCGCAAACTGATGATGATGGGTTTTCTCACCAGCGCGCTGAACCCGAAGATCGCGGTGTTCTATCTCTCGGTGTTTCCGCAGTTCATCAACCCTGAGCACGGCTCGATCTTCTTCCAGAGTATCGCCCTGGGCCTGACCCAGATCACCGTCAGCTTTACCGTCAATCTGCTGATCGCCCTGTTCGCCGCAGGCATCGCCAGTTGGTTCGTCAACAACCCGAGCTGGCTGGCGGTGCAGCGCTATTTCATGGGCTTCGTCCTGGCGGCCCTGGCCGTACGCCTGCTGTCTGAACCGAAAAGGATGGTATAG
- the metE gene encoding 5-methyltetrahydropteroyltriglutamate--homocysteine S-methyltransferase yields MALAHTLGFPRIGADRELKKALEAYWKGDLDQAALQAVGRDLRARHWQLQKEAGIDLLPVGDFAWYDQVLSHSLTFGVIPQRFDSTRDDRGQPTLDSLFAMARGATATCCGGEHAQAQYAQELTKWFDTNYHYLVPEFSVDQQFKLSWEQLFDEVDEARALGHNVKPVIIGPLTYLWLGKAKGNDFDKLDLLERLLPVYNEILGRLAAQGVEWVQIDEPILTLDLPQAWKSAFERAYHILQYSPLKKLVATYFSGLQDNLGLAVGLPVQGLHIDAVRAPDQLLHVLDRLPTYKVLSVGLVNGRNVWRCELEPVLAQLQVAQERFGDNLWVSSSCSLLHSPVDLEREDQLDPELKSWLAFAVQKCGEIAVLRDALNDPQSPKVQAALAQSRAIQASRAQSPRIHKAQVQARVEAIRDSDSQRQSGFAQRIEQQRARLQLPVFPTTTIGSFPQTGAIRLARQAFKQGKLSANDYTDAMHSEIRHAVQIQERLGLDVLVHGEAERNDMVEYFAEQLDGYLFSRFGWVQSYGSRCVKPAIIYGDLSRPKAMTVDWITYAQSLTDKVMKGMLTGPVTMLMWSFPREDVSRKVQAQQLALALRDEVLDLERAGIKIIQIDEAAFREGLPLRQAQWQEYLDWAVQAFRLSASGVRDETQIHTHMCYSEFNDVIKSIAAMDADVITIETSRSDMQLLEAFKAFDYPNDIGPGVYDIHSPRVPDTQEMVKLLSKAVQRIPAERLWVNPDCGLKTRAWPETEAALVNMVAAARQLRSQLA; encoded by the coding sequence ATGGCCTTGGCCCACACCCTCGGTTTTCCCCGCATCGGCGCTGATCGCGAACTGAAAAAAGCCCTCGAAGCCTATTGGAAGGGCGACCTCGATCAAGCGGCCCTGCAAGCGGTCGGCCGCGATCTGCGCGCCAGGCACTGGCAGTTGCAGAAAGAGGCCGGGATCGACCTGCTGCCGGTGGGTGACTTTGCCTGGTACGACCAGGTCCTGAGCCATTCGCTGACCTTCGGGGTGATTCCCCAACGCTTCGACAGCACCCGTGATGACCGGGGCCAACCGACCCTCGACAGCCTGTTCGCCATGGCCCGTGGTGCCACCGCGACCTGCTGCGGCGGTGAGCATGCCCAGGCGCAATATGCCCAGGAATTGACCAAGTGGTTCGACACCAACTACCACTATCTGGTCCCGGAGTTCAGCGTCGACCAGCAGTTCAAGCTGAGCTGGGAACAACTGTTCGATGAAGTCGACGAAGCTCGCGCCCTCGGTCACAACGTCAAGCCGGTGATCATCGGCCCGCTGACCTACCTGTGGCTGGGCAAGGCCAAAGGCAACGACTTCGACAAGCTCGACCTGCTGGAACGCCTGCTGCCGGTGTACAACGAAATCCTCGGCCGCCTGGCTGCCCAAGGCGTGGAGTGGGTGCAAATCGATGAGCCGATCCTGACCCTCGACCTGCCACAGGCATGGAAGAGCGCCTTCGAACGGGCCTATCACATCCTCCAGTACTCGCCGCTGAAAAAGCTGGTGGCGACCTACTTCAGCGGCCTGCAAGACAACCTCGGGCTGGCGGTCGGCCTGCCGGTCCAGGGCCTGCACATCGATGCGGTACGTGCGCCCGACCAACTGCTGCACGTGCTCGATCGGCTGCCGACCTACAAGGTTCTCTCGGTGGGCCTGGTCAACGGTCGCAACGTCTGGCGTTGTGAACTGGAGCCGGTCCTGGCGCAACTGCAAGTAGCCCAGGAGCGCTTTGGCGACAACCTGTGGGTCAGCAGTTCATGTTCGTTGCTGCACAGCCCGGTGGACCTGGAACGCGAGGACCAGCTCGATCCTGAACTGAAAAGCTGGCTGGCTTTTGCCGTGCAGAAGTGTGGCGAGATTGCCGTGCTGCGTGACGCCCTGAACGATCCGCAGTCGCCCAAGGTGCAAGCCGCACTGGCGCAAAGTCGCGCGATCCAGGCCAGTCGCGCCCAGTCGCCACGGATTCACAAGGCCCAGGTGCAGGCCCGTGTCGAGGCCATTCGCGACAGTGACAGCCAGCGCCAGTCGGGGTTTGCCCAGCGCATCGAGCAGCAACGCGCACGCTTGCAGTTGCCGGTCTTCCCGACCACCACCATCGGCTCGTTCCCCCAGACCGGGGCGATCCGCCTGGCCCGCCAGGCGTTCAAGCAGGGCAAGTTGTCGGCCAACGACTACACCGATGCCATGCACAGTGAAATCCGCCACGCCGTGCAGATTCAGGAACGCCTGGGGCTCGATGTGCTGGTGCACGGTGAGGCTGAGCGCAACGACATGGTCGAGTACTTTGCCGAGCAATTGGACGGTTATCTGTTCAGCCGTTTTGGCTGGGTGCAGAGCTACGGTTCGCGCTGTGTGAAACCGGCGATCATCTACGGCGACCTCAGTCGTCCGAAAGCCATGACCGTGGACTGGATCACCTACGCCCAGAGCCTGACCGACAAGGTCATGAAAGGCATGCTCACCGGTCCCGTGACCATGCTGATGTGGTCCTTCCCCCGGGAAGATGTGTCACGCAAAGTCCAGGCACAGCAGTTGGCGCTGGCCCTGCGCGATGAAGTGCTGGACCTCGAACGGGCCGGGATCAAGATTATCCAGATCGATGAAGCGGCGTTCCGCGAAGGCCTGCCCTTGCGCCAGGCGCAGTGGCAGGAGTACCTGGATTGGGCAGTGCAGGCGTTTCGCTTGAGTGCGTCTGGAGTGCGCGATGAAACCCAGATCCACACCCACATGTGCTACAGCGAGTTCAACGATGTGATCAAGTCGATTGCGGCGATGGACGCCGACGTGATCACCATCGAAACCTCGCGTTCGGACATGCAGTTGCTCGAAGCCTTCAAGGCCTTCGACTACCCGAACGATATCGGCCCGGGCGTGTACGACATCCACTCGCCGCGAGTGCCCGACACCCAGGAGATGGTCAAGTTGCTGAGCAAGGCGGTGCAACGCATCCCGGCCGAGCGCCTGTGGGTCAACCCGGACTGCGGCCTCAAGACCCGGGCCTGGCCGGAGACTGAAGCCGCGTTGGTCAACATGGTGGCGGCGGCTCGCCAGTTGCGCAGTCAGTTGGCTTGA
- a CDS encoding amino acid ABC transporter ATP-binding protein, giving the protein MISIKNINKWYGDFQVLTDCSTDVKKGEVIVVCGPSGSGKSTLIKCVNALEPFQKGDIVVDGTSIADPKTNLPKLRSRVGMVFQHFELFPHLTITENLTIAQIKVLGRSKEEATKKGLQLLERVGLSAHAHKHPGQLSGGQQQRVAIARALAMDPIVMLFDEPTSALDPEMVNEVLDVMVQLAHEGMTMMCVTHEMGFARKVADRVIFMDAGKIIEDCPKEEFFGDINARAERTQHFLNKILQH; this is encoded by the coding sequence ATGATCTCTATCAAGAATATCAACAAGTGGTATGGGGACTTCCAGGTGCTGACTGATTGCAGCACCGACGTCAAGAAAGGTGAGGTGATCGTGGTGTGCGGGCCGTCCGGCTCCGGCAAGTCGACCCTGATCAAGTGCGTCAATGCCCTGGAACCGTTCCAGAAAGGCGACATCGTGGTCGACGGCACTTCGATTGCCGACCCCAAGACCAACCTGCCAAAACTGCGCTCGCGCGTTGGCATGGTGTTCCAGCACTTCGAACTGTTCCCGCACCTGACCATCACCGAAAACCTGACCATCGCGCAGATCAAGGTGTTGGGCCGCAGCAAGGAAGAAGCCACCAAGAAAGGCCTGCAACTGCTCGAGCGCGTCGGCCTCTCGGCCCACGCCCACAAGCATCCGGGCCAGCTCTCCGGTGGTCAGCAGCAGCGTGTGGCGATCGCCCGCGCACTGGCCATGGACCCGATCGTCATGCTGTTCGACGAACCGACCTCGGCGCTGGACCCGGAAATGGTTAACGAAGTGCTGGACGTCATGGTGCAACTGGCCCACGAAGGCATGACCATGATGTGCGTGACCCACGAAATGGGCTTCGCCCGCAAAGTGGCGGACCGGGTGATCTTCATGGACGCCGGCAAGATCATCGAAGACTGCCCTAAGGAAGAGTTCTTCGGCGACATCAACGCTCGCGCCGAACGTACACAGCACTTCCTGAACAAGATCCTGCAGCACTAA
- a CDS encoding NUDIX hydrolase gives MTDSVCVEPRIIRIAAALLIGPDGRTLLVRKRGTTAFMQPGGKIEAHEQPVQALARELEEELGLRIDTAQARYLGPFCAPAANEPGFVVEAEIFLLQIYQTVCPAAEIEEVVWVDPQVEPDVLLAPLTRDLILPFYRRSLKAPA, from the coding sequence ATGACCGATTCCGTTTGTGTTGAGCCCCGTATTATCCGCATTGCTGCCGCGCTGTTGATCGGTCCCGACGGCCGCACCCTGCTGGTCCGCAAGCGTGGCACCACTGCGTTCATGCAGCCGGGCGGCAAGATCGAAGCCCACGAACAACCGGTGCAGGCCCTGGCCCGCGAGCTGGAAGAAGAGTTGGGGTTGCGCATCGATACTGCCCAGGCCCGTTACCTGGGCCCGTTCTGCGCACCGGCGGCGAATGAGCCAGGGTTTGTGGTCGAGGCCGAAATCTTCCTGCTGCAGATCTACCAAACCGTGTGCCCGGCCGCCGAGATCGAGGAGGTGGTGTGGGTCGATCCGCAGGTTGAACCGGATGTGCTGCTGGCGCCATTGACACGGGACCTGATCCTGCCGTTTTATCGTCGTTCACTGAAGGCTCCGGCCTGA